One genomic region from Gemmobacter sp. 24YEA27 encodes:
- a CDS encoding aldo/keto reductase, whose translation MRYRTLGPSGLLVSELCLGTMTFGGSDGMWGQIGQLQQDEADTLVRAAFDAGINFIDTANVYAGGESERILGQAIRNLGIPRDDMVIATKVLGPMGEGPNARGASRAHIMAQAKASLSRLQMDHIDLYQIHGFDPVTPMAETLEALDTLVRQGHVRYVGLSNWAAWQIVKAIGIAEARKLAPILSLQAYYTLVGRDLEREIAPMLRAESLGLMVWSPLAGGFLSGKYSGGTTANDGRRASFNFPPVDLARGDAVIEVMRDIASAKDCTVAQIALAWLLHQPVVTSVIVGAKRIEQLQDNIRSTEVSLSTEDLAALDSVTKLPPEYPGWMLERQSQYRAPFAPQKG comes from the coding sequence ATGCGGTATCGCACTCTCGGCCCGAGCGGCCTTCTGGTCTCCGAACTCTGCCTCGGCACCATGACCTTTGGCGGATCGGATGGCATGTGGGGCCAGATCGGCCAGTTGCAGCAAGATGAGGCAGACACGCTGGTCAGGGCCGCCTTTGACGCCGGGATCAATTTCATCGACACCGCCAATGTCTATGCAGGCGGAGAGAGCGAGCGGATCCTCGGTCAGGCGATCCGCAACCTCGGCATCCCCCGCGACGATATGGTGATCGCGACCAAGGTGCTGGGTCCGATGGGCGAAGGCCCGAACGCCCGCGGCGCTTCGCGCGCGCATATCATGGCACAGGCAAAGGCCAGCCTGTCGCGGTTGCAGATGGATCATATCGACCTCTACCAGATTCACGGCTTCGATCCGGTGACGCCGATGGCCGAGACGCTGGAGGCGCTCGACACGCTCGTGCGGCAGGGCCATGTGCGTTATGTCGGCCTGTCGAACTGGGCGGCCTGGCAGATCGTTAAGGCCATCGGCATTGCAGAGGCGCGGAAGCTGGCCCCGATCCTGTCCTTGCAGGCCTATTACACGCTCGTCGGTCGCGATCTTGAACGCGAGATCGCGCCGATGTTGCGCGCCGAAAGCCTTGGCCTGATGGTCTGGAGTCCGCTGGCGGGTGGCTTCCTCTCGGGAAAATACAGCGGCGGCACTACCGCCAATGACGGCCGGAGAGCGAGCTTCAACTTCCCACCCGTGGATCTGGCGCGCGGCGATGCCGTCATCGAGGTGATGCGCGACATCGCCTCAGCCAAGGACTGCACGGTGGCGCAAATAGCCCTCGCCTGGCTGCTGCACCAGCCGGTGGTCACCAGCGTGATCGTAGGCGCCAAGCGGATCGAGCAGTTGCAGGACAACATCCGCTCAACCGAGGTTTCGTTGTCGACCGAGGATCTGGCCGCGCTCGACAGCGTGACGAAACTGCCGCCTGAGTATCCGGGCTGGATGCTGGAGCGCCAATCGCAATACCGGGCACCCTTCGCCCCGCAAAAAGGCTGA
- a CDS encoding DJ-1/PfpI family protein, with translation MAKILMITGDFTEDYETMVPFQTLLACGHSVDAVCPGKKAGDTVKTAIHDFEGDQTYSEKPGHNFALNADFDTVDAASYDALVVPGGRAPEYLRLNAEALAKVRHFFDANKPVAAICHGAQLLAAAGVLKGRTCSAYPACAYEVTASGGTFADIAVTEAVTDGNLVTAPAWPAHPAWLKQFMAIL, from the coding sequence ATGGCGAAGATCCTGATGATCACCGGCGACTTCACCGAGGACTATGAAACCATGGTCCCGTTCCAGACGCTGCTGGCCTGTGGCCACAGCGTCGATGCCGTCTGTCCCGGAAAGAAGGCCGGCGATACGGTCAAGACCGCGATCCATGATTTCGAGGGCGACCAAACCTATTCCGAAAAGCCGGGCCACAACTTCGCGCTGAACGCCGATTTCGACACGGTGGATGCGGCCAGCTATGACGCGCTGGTCGTGCCCGGTGGTCGCGCCCCAGAGTATCTGCGCTTGAATGCCGAGGCTCTGGCTAAGGTCCGCCACTTCTTCGATGCGAACAAACCCGTCGCGGCAATCTGCCACGGTGCGCAGCTACTGGCCGCCGCCGGGGTTCTCAAGGGCCGCACCTGCTCAGCCTATCCGGCCTGCGCCTATGAGGTCACCGCCTCGGGTGGCACTTTCGCGGATATTGCGGTGACAGAGGCCGTGACCGATGGCAATCTGGTGACAGCGCCCGCCTGGCCCGCGCATCCCGCCTGGCTGAAACAGTTCATGGCGATCCTCTGA
- a CDS encoding ribbon-helix-helix domain-containing protein: MCELFIKADAEQWQSRTHSLRIDGVATSIRIENHFWDTLTEIGARDGMTVAQLITRLWHEAMDADHDLGNFTSFLRVCCNRYHALIAAGDISANLSVPIASHPAREILARETARRNLRVN, translated from the coding sequence ATGTGCGAGCTTTTCATCAAGGCCGATGCCGAACAATGGCAAAGCCGCACCCATTCGCTCCGCATCGACGGGGTCGCCACCTCGATCCGCATCGAGAACCATTTCTGGGACACATTGACCGAGATCGGTGCGCGCGACGGGATGACCGTCGCGCAGCTGATCACCCGGCTCTGGCATGAGGCGATGGATGCCGATCACGACCTCGGCAATTTCACCTCGTTCCTGCGGGTCTGCTGCAACCGTTACCACGCCCTGATCGCGGCCGGCGATATCTCGGCCAACCTTTCGGTGCCAATCGCGAGCCATCCGGCCCGCGAGATCCTGGCCCGCGAAACCGCCCGCCGGAACCTGAGGGTGAACTGA